Proteins encoded by one window of Filimonas effusa:
- a CDS encoding Hpt domain-containing protein, with product MSEQKLYDLTLVNQVAKGNAVFIKKLCAAFVTGSREAMDEMSHAIAAANWPEVGRLAHKVKSTIDTMNIVEAKVLIREIEALAIQQQSLEQVPALLSRLQEMINAVSAQLNADFDLKLH from the coding sequence ATGAGTGAGCAGAAGTTATATGATCTTACACTGGTGAACCAGGTGGCAAAAGGAAATGCCGTGTTCATCAAAAAGCTATGCGCCGCGTTTGTTACAGGCTCAAGGGAAGCTATGGATGAAATGAGCCATGCCATTGCAGCAGCAAACTGGCCCGAAGTAGGCCGCCTGGCGCATAAGGTAAAGTCTACCATCGACACGATGAATATTGTTGAAGCCAAAGTGCTGATAAGGGAAATAGAAGCGCTGGCAATACAGCAGCAGTCGCTGGAACAGGTGCCTGCATTATTAAGCAGGTTACAGGAAATGATCAACGCCGTATCGGCGCAATTAAACGCAGATTTTGATCTGAAGTTGCATTAG